The following proteins are encoded in a genomic region of Mycobacterium sp. 155:
- the mgtA gene encoding magnesium-translocating P-type ATPase, which yields MSHPTLRLKTRPDLVVGQDYPLTELADAPVFTVFQRVASSPRGLTEQQADERLRQFGDNESAPATDGGPVTRALAAVRSPFVALLVALGGVFVVVGDLRGAVTVTVMVVLAVILRCWQQTRSVRAIRALGELVSTTVTVRRRATDDCEPVERELPQQDLVPGDIVILRAGDVVAADLRLLSATDLVVDQAVLSGEALPVPKAVTAPASRPDRGLREPVADTMTLCFAGTAVVAGTATGVVVATGANTYGGSLARTAAAARPESSFDRGVRTVGWTLVRFMLVMAPVVFVVNGLVNGVWAQAGMFAVAVAVGLTPEMLPVIVTTNLVRGATRLARERVVVRRLDAIQDLGAMTVLCVDKTGTLTEDRIVYAHSIDVTGRPDDNTAEFAYLSVHFLDGVHTQLDDAIIELLADDRHLDVLAEAAFTKIDEIGFDHTRRRSSVVISRQRDEHILICKGDPDQILPRCSRVRLDGAITELGDDLAVEADDLVDAYRRQGMRVLAVAVDYLPARWDLYTDSDENRLILAGFIGFVDPMRESAATAAATLADHGVTVKMLTGDSKVVARQVAGQVGLDIGTPIVGRHIDRLDERQLQILAARTSVFAELTPTHKMRIVAALRAGGQAVGFLGDGVNDVAALRLADAGIATDTATDAAKQAADLILLDKDLAVVARGVVEGRRTLANTMKYVKITASSNFGNVLSVLAASVLLPFLPILPVQLMVQNLLYDTAQLAIAWDRVDRGYLRTPRGWQSEGLVRFMVVFGMLSSMFDLATFALLWWVFDAATAPTMFQTGWFTEGLCTQLLVVLILRTPALPWRAKPARAVSAATIGAATIGLLLPISALAGPLRLTALPVPILACLAVVIAAYGATAQFVKQRYLRHHPIWL from the coding sequence ATGTCCCACCCCACGTTGCGGCTGAAGACCCGGCCGGATCTCGTTGTCGGCCAGGACTATCCGCTGACCGAGTTGGCCGACGCGCCCGTGTTCACAGTGTTTCAGCGAGTGGCGAGTTCCCCGCGTGGGTTGACCGAGCAGCAAGCTGACGAACGGCTGCGTCAGTTCGGCGACAACGAGTCGGCGCCGGCTACCGACGGCGGGCCAGTCACGCGGGCGCTGGCTGCGGTCCGCAGCCCTTTCGTGGCGTTGCTGGTGGCGTTGGGCGGGGTGTTCGTCGTGGTCGGTGACCTGCGCGGCGCGGTGACGGTCACGGTCATGGTGGTGCTGGCCGTCATCCTTCGGTGCTGGCAGCAGACCCGTTCGGTGCGGGCTATTCGCGCGTTGGGCGAGTTGGTGTCGACGACGGTGACGGTACGTCGGCGAGCCACCGACGACTGCGAACCGGTGGAACGTGAACTGCCCCAGCAGGATCTGGTTCCCGGTGACATCGTGATACTGCGTGCCGGCGATGTGGTCGCCGCTGATCTGCGGCTGCTCTCGGCGACCGATCTGGTCGTCGACCAAGCGGTGCTCAGCGGTGAAGCGTTACCGGTGCCCAAGGCCGTCACCGCACCTGCAAGTAGACCGGATCGCGGGCTCCGCGAACCGGTCGCGGACACTATGACATTGTGTTTCGCCGGGACCGCGGTGGTCGCGGGTACGGCGACCGGTGTCGTGGTTGCCACCGGTGCGAATACCTACGGTGGGTCGCTGGCCCGCACGGCCGCTGCGGCGCGTCCGGAATCGAGTTTCGACCGCGGTGTACGCACCGTGGGTTGGACACTGGTTCGGTTCATGCTGGTGATGGCACCCGTCGTTTTCGTCGTCAACGGTCTGGTCAACGGTGTGTGGGCGCAAGCAGGGATGTTCGCGGTGGCCGTCGCGGTCGGACTCACCCCCGAAATGCTGCCGGTGATCGTGACCACCAATCTGGTGCGCGGCGCGACCCGACTGGCGCGCGAGCGGGTCGTGGTGCGCCGACTGGACGCGATTCAAGATCTCGGCGCGATGACTGTCTTATGTGTCGACAAAACCGGTACCTTGACCGAAGATCGGATCGTTTACGCGCACAGCATCGACGTCACCGGTCGCCCCGACGACAACACTGCCGAATTCGCCTATCTGTCAGTGCATTTCCTCGACGGCGTGCACACCCAACTCGACGACGCCATCATCGAACTCCTCGCCGACGACCGCCACCTCGATGTCCTGGCGGAGGCCGCCTTCACCAAAATCGACGAGATCGGTTTCGACCACACTCGCCGGCGCAGCAGCGTGGTGATATCCCGCCAACGCGACGAGCACATCCTGATCTGCAAGGGCGATCCGGACCAGATTCTGCCTCGGTGCAGCCGGGTCCGCCTGGACGGCGCCATCACCGAGCTAGGCGATGACCTCGCCGTCGAAGCCGACGACCTTGTCGACGCCTATCGGCGCCAGGGTATGCGCGTACTCGCCGTGGCGGTCGATTACCTGCCTGCCCGGTGGGATCTCTATACGGATAGCGATGAAAACCGGCTAATCCTGGCCGGTTTCATCGGATTCGTCGACCCGATGCGCGAGAGCGCGGCCACCGCGGCGGCCACGCTGGCCGACCACGGCGTCACGGTGAAAATGCTGACCGGCGACAGCAAGGTCGTCGCACGCCAAGTCGCCGGTCAGGTCGGACTTGACATCGGCACGCCGATCGTCGGCAGGCACATCGACAGGCTCGATGAGCGTCAACTGCAAATTTTGGCCGCGCGCACGAGCGTGTTCGCCGAACTCACCCCCACCCACAAGATGCGGATCGTGGCGGCGCTGCGGGCCGGTGGCCAGGCAGTCGGATTCCTCGGTGACGGGGTCAACGACGTCGCGGCGCTGCGCCTGGCTGATGCCGGAATCGCCACTGACACTGCGACCGACGCTGCCAAACAGGCCGCCGACCTGATACTGCTGGACAAGGATCTCGCCGTGGTCGCGCGCGGCGTGGTGGAAGGCCGGCGCACGTTGGCCAACACCATGAAGTACGTCAAGATCACCGCCAGCTCCAACTTCGGCAACGTGCTCTCGGTGCTGGCAGCAAGTGTGTTGCTGCCTTTCCTGCCCATCCTGCCTGTCCAGTTGATGGTGCAAAACCTGCTCTATGACACCGCACAGCTGGCCATCGCCTGGGACCGCGTCGACCGCGGCTATCTGCGGACACCGCGCGGCTGGCAGTCCGAAGGTCTGGTCAGGTTCATGGTTGTCTTCGGCATGTTGAGCTCGATGTTCGACCTGGCCACATTCGCGTTGTTGTGGTGGGTATTTGACGCGGCCACCGCACCGACGATGTTTCAGACCGGCTGGTTCACCGAAGGGCTCTGCACCCAGCTGCTGGTGGTGCTGATCTTGCGCACACCGGCGCTTCCCTGGCGCGCCAAACCTGCGAGAGCGGTATCGGCCGCAACGATCGGCGCCGCAACGATCGGATTGCTCCTGCCGATCAGCGCGCTGGCGGGACCGCTGCGGCTGACTGCTCTGCCCGTTCCGATACTGGCCTGCCTTGCCGTCGTGATCGCGGCGTACGGGGCGACAGCGCAGTTCGTCAAGCAACGCTACCTGCGTCATCACCCGATCTGGCTCTAA